CTGTAAgagttaaatttcaaattctgAGTGTGCCTCATTTACTAGTAAGTGCTTTGTCTTGACCATCCTTTTTTGAAAATATTACAAGATCTCTGGCTATCAATCCGCTGTCTGGAACACTTCCAAAGGAGCTTGGGAATCTTACAAATCTTATCTCTTTGTAAGaattctcttcttgttgctTACTTTAGCTATTAAGTTCTACATAAAACTTACTAATCTTGCACGGCTACTCAATATTGGACTATAACTTATAGGCGAAAACAAGCACGTCAGTATTATTTTTCCCTTTTGTATGGTGTTTTATATGTCTAAGTAAGTTTCAAATAGTTGATCTTGTAGACCAGATGGCTCATCAAACAAAAAGAAACATAGTTCTTTTCTCTAAATAGCATTACATACATATATGTCACAGCCTGAACTATTTACCTTTTCTTTCAGGGGCATTAGCTTGAACAATTTTACTGGTGAACTTCCTTCTGAACTGGGCAACTTGACCAAACTGGAGCAAATGTAAAACCAATCTCTTGAACTTCCAAACTTCAGTTCTGAAAGAACTAAAATTTAGTCAATGATCTTTGCAGATATTTCGATAGCTCTGGCTTCAGTGGTCCATTCCCTTCGACATTCTCAAAGCTTAAGAACTTGAAGATACTGTATGCTCAATACCGCAGCAACAATTGTTATAAATAAGATGTAAAATCACACACTTATTGTAATATATTTTCTTATGCTTGCAGGTGGGCATCAGACAATGATTTCACAGGAAAAATACCTGATTTTATTGGGAGCTTGACAAAGTTAGAAGTTTTGTAAGAATACTATTAATTACTTCACATGATCATTTAGTAAAAATTTTCGTGGATCATGATTTCTTCGAAATTTTTCAATGGAACTTTATTGCATATGTTCTTTCCTTATGCATAAATTTTTCGGTACTTGGCTTATTAGGAACAAAAATTTATGAACTTGTAGAAGTTCCAAGGAAAAAAATTAGTACAACTTCTTTATGCATGATCATTATGAATCATGATCTTTTTTTGCATATGTTAAAATGACAAATGAATGTCTCAGCACCCGGCTTAATAGGTACAAAAATTTATGAACTTGTAGGAGGTTCCAAGGAAATTCTTTTGAAGGCCCAATCCCAGAAAGTTTGTCCAATCTAACCAAATTGACAGACTTGTAAGTACTTCATTCATTGTAATGTGGCCTCTGTTCCTTTGATAGTTGACATGGTTAAGCTTATCATGGAAACTGTTTGTTAAATTTCTTCATGTACAGACGGATCGGTGACATTGTAAATGGGAGCTCTTCATTGTCGTTTATCAGTAACTTGACGTCTTTGAATGTCCTGTATGCTACATACTTTTCATTGCAAATGTACAGTTTCATATCTTGGCAGCGTAGTAAGGTACTGACGTTGGATGTCTTTCTACAGAATATTGAGAAACTGCAGGATATCTGATAATCTTGCAACAGTGAACTTTTCTAATCTAGCAGGATTAACCTTACTGTAAGTATTGCATTATTCTCCATAGTACCAATATCTGTTTCTGTTGCTTTTCTTTCACAAACTTCCACTAGGAGCATATTTTCAAATTTCAGGTAATATTTCTGTCTAATGGTGCAGGGACTTGAGCTTTAACAATATCACAGGCCAAATTCCACAATCCATACTGAATTTGGAAAATCTTGGATTCTTGTAAGGGATTCCTTTTGGACATCATCTTCATAATAAAAATGACCTCTTAAGCTGACAGTTGTATGTTTTGTCTGTCATGAACTTTACCAAATTCAGGTTTCTTGGGAATAACAGCCTTTCAGGAAGCCTGCCTAATGTTAAAAGCCCTTCACTAAACAATTTGTATGTCAGGCAATTTCAACTGTAGTTTAATACGTTGTTTCTTTTTTCATTACTAAAACAGTGTATTCATCTCATCTGTAGTAATttgtatttatttatttattttgcagAGATTTTTCATACAACCAGCTCTCTGGTAGCTTTCCTTCTTGGGCTACCCAGAATAATTTGCAATTGTAAGTTGTAAGTTCAAAATTTTCTGTGTAAAAATAATATAAATTACTCGAGGTTGCATCTCTCTGTTGTTTAACAAGTTGAATTTCTTTTAACGAAAAAGGAATCTGGTGGCCAACAACTTCGTACTtggcagcagcaacaacaggtACGTTTTAAATCGAGTTAACCATACAAGAGATTAATTTAAATCAAGAGCTCTAACTTCTAATTTTCAATTCAATTATATGCGTAGCATTCCACATTCAGGCCTAAACTGTCTCCAGCAAGATATTCCTTGTTTCCGTGGTTCTCCAGAATGTATGCTTCTCACTCTTTACCATCTGCAGCAGTTGACATGATCTTATCAATTTCAATATGGTTAAATATTTAATAGATCTTTTTAAACTGCAGATTATTCCTTTGCGGTAGACTGTGGCAGTAACAGATCTATGACAGGCTCGGATAATACTTTTTACGAAATCGATCCAACAAATACTGGAGCTGCATCATATTATGTTACTGATCAAACAAGATGGGGTGTGAGCAATGTAGGAAAATTCAATGAAGCCCCAAATGGAAGTTACATAATATATAGCTCCCAGCAGTTTCAGAATGCACTGGATTCGGAACTGTTCCAGACAGCAAGGATGtcaccatcatcgctgagataCTATGGCATTGGACTTGAGAATGGAGATTACACTGTTGAGCTTCAGTTTGCAGAGTTTGCTTATCCAGAGTCACCGACCTGGCAAAGCATTGGAAGAAGAGTTTTCGACATATATGTCCAGGTACATATCTGGTGCATCATAGAGTAAGAGTTTTGTTGTTTCCTAGAAACAAAGTTTCTGTACTCTTACTTGACATTTGTACAGGGTGATCTGAAAGAAAAGAACTTTGACATAAGGAAGACAGCTGGTGGAAAATCTTATATTGCAGTGTATAAGAAATACAATGCAACTGTGTCTGCAAACTTCCTTGAGATCCATCTCTTCTGGGCTGGCAAAGGCACTTGTTGCATTCCAACCCAAGGGTACTATGGACCGATGATCTCAGCGTTAAGTGTGACACCAAGTACTGTCTGCCCCAATCTATCAATAGATTAGCTTGAAATATGGATTCTATTGGATACTaataattccaaacctttttTCAGATTTTACTCCTACTGTGAGAAACGGTGTTCCCAAAAAGAAAAGTAAAGCAGGTGCAACTGCTGGAATAGTGATTGGCGCTTCAGTTTTAGGACTAGCAGCCCTAGTTGGAGTCTTTATGTTGGTACAGAAGAGAAGAAGAGTGGTACAGCAGCAAGAAGGTATCATATATATTTGTGCAGTAACTTAGAAAGAAAATCTAAAATTTGACTGATTCCGATTCTTTCTCATGTGAAATGGAAAACAAAACAGAGCTTTACAACATGGTCGGAAGACCAAACGTCTTTAGTAACGCAGAACTGAAGCTAGCTACAGACAATTTCAGTTCTCAAAATATTCTTGGAGAAGGCGGATATGGTCCAGTTTATAAGGTTGGGTACTCCCCCACAATTTAATCTTATGAAACAGTAAAGTAAATACTTCTTTTATAGACGTTGGTAACAAATGCAATTTTCTAGAAACCTATATGGTCAAACATTTATGTGACGTTAAGTTCTTTCTGCAGGGTAAGCTACCTGATGGGAGGATAATAGCTGTGAAACAACTTTCTCAAACGTCTCATCAAGGGAAAAGCCAGTTCGTGACAGAAGTTGCCACAATTTCTGCTGTGCAACACCGCAATCTTGTGAAGCTATACGGTTGCTGCATTGACAGTAACACCCCCCTGCTGGTCTATGAGTACCACGAGAATGGAAGTCTTGACCGAGCACTCTTCGGTGCGCACACTTCTGCTCACCACCACCTGTCTGTTAAACACATTTCTCAAGGTTTTGTTTCTGAATGTACAGGGGACAGTGGCTTGAGCCTCGACTGGCCAACACGCTTCGAGATCATTTTAGGAATTGCAAGAGGCCTAACCTATCTTCATGAGGAGTCCAGTGTGCGCATCGTGCATAGGGACATCAAAGCCAGCAATGTCTTACTTGACACCAACCTCACACCCAAGATCTCCGATTTTGGGCTTGCCAAGCTCTTCGATGAGAAGAAGACTCATGTCAGCACTAAGATTGCAGGCACATTGTAAGTGAAATTCACCATTCCCTTATGAATGTAGCGCTGCGTCCTATTCTGACTGCATCTACCTGACATTTCCAAGTGGCTATCTGGCACCTGAGTATGCAATGAGAGGCCATCTGACTGAAAAGGCCGATGTTTTTGCATTTGGGGTTGTCGCACTGGAGGCTGTTGCCGGTCGATCAAACACGGACAATTCTCTGGAGGAAGACAAGATATATCTCTTTGAGTGGGTAAGCTGCTCAATCCTTAAGCCCAACAAAACACATCAGTTCAGTTCTTTCAAGCTACTCGTCACTGAAGCATTCTGTTCCTAACTTCCTATGATTATACAGGCCTGGGAGATGTATGAAAGAGACCAAACACTCAGCATCTTGGATCCAAGTATCGAAGAATTCGACAGTGAAGAGGCCTCGAGAGTTATCCATGTCGCGCTCCTCTGCACGCAGGGATCACCCCACCAGCGACCACCGATGTCAAGGGTTGTGAAAATGCTCACCGGAGAAGTGGAGATGACTGAGGTGGTGACCAAACCAAGCTACATTACTGAGTGGCAGCGCAGGGGTGGGAATACCAGCTATGTTACCAACGACTATTCTGGTGACACAACCGGTGAGTTCAGCGTGCAGAGGGAAGAGATTGCGCCTCTCACCCCATCACCGGCAATCACTGGAGTTATCGATGAGGGAAGGTGATTGTAGGCTGCTGCTGGATTTGGTCTAGACAGCAAATATTCATACATAGTTGAACAATGTCATGTGAACTGGCAGACAAAATAATGCGCTAGACTTTTGCCTTGTTTTAATGTCCTTTTATGAGGAAAGGTATATGGCAGTATTTTGTTTGATTGATATTGCAttataacctgatgagatgcTCTTTTTATATGACGTCTAGATGTATTCAATGTTAGTATTGTTGGATTGATGGAACATTTATAAACATATTTAGCAGCAAGATATAGTTGATGCATTAAGTTTGAGAAGTTTGAGCTACATTCTTTTCCGCCAAAGCAATATTCAGGTACTTCTGACATATCTAATGGCCTGGTTTGATTGATGAAGTGATTCATTTTATACTGTTCTGATATGGTCAATATTCGTGTTCAGATTAAAGTGGCTTTCAAGTTGTAACTAATTGTTGGTTTTAACTAAATATAATAATTTGAGTTCACCCATGTACAGTTTGCTCTTATGAGCTTAGCCTATGTGACTTACCATTTTGAACACACCAATCAattaatataaaattttaaac
The Panicum hallii strain FIL2 chromosome 6, PHallii_v3.1, whole genome shotgun sequence genome window above contains:
- the LOC112896596 gene encoding probable LRR receptor-like serine/threonine-protein kinase At1g56140 isoform X2, encoding MTSGCSGSHGRLLWLLLACSCVAAARAQQTARTDPIEVAALNTILGRWGLRASPAWNISGEPCSGVAVDTTDVDNNPNINPAIKCDCSYDNATVCHITKLKANALNVVGQIPAELQNLTYLNNLNLMQNYLTGPVPSFIGKFPMQYLSLAINPLSGTLPKELGNLTNLISLGISLNNFTGELPSELGNLTKLEQIYFDSSGFSGPFPSTFSKLKNLKILWASDNDFTGKIPDFIGSLTKLEVLRFQGNSFEGPIPESLSNLTKLTDLRIGDIVNGSSSLSFISNLTSLNVLILRNCRISDNLATVNFSNLAGLTLLDLSFNNITGQIPQSILNLENLGFLFLGNNSLSGSLPNVKSPSLNNLDFSYNQLSGSFPSWATQNNLQLNLVANNFVLGSSNNSIPHSGLNCLQQDIPCFRGSPEYYSFAVDCGSNRSMTGSDNTFYEIDPTNTGAASYYVTDQTRWGVSNVGKFNEAPNGSYIIYSSQQFQNALDSELFQTARMSPSSLRYYGIGLENGDYTVELQFAEFAYPESPTWQSIGRRVFDIYVQGDLKEKNFDIRKTAGGKSYIAVYKKYNATVSANFLEIHLFWAGKGTCCIPTQGYYGPMISALSVTPNFTPTVRNGVPKKKSKAGATAGIVIGASVLGLAALVGVFMLVQKRRRVVQQQEELYNMVGRPNVFSNAELKLATDNFSSQNILGEGGYGPVYKGKLPDGRIIAVKQLSQTSHQGKSQFVTEVATISAVQHRNLVKLYGCCIDSNTPLLVYEYHENGSLDRALFGDSGLSLDWPTRFEIILGIARGLTYLHEESSVRIVHRDIKASNVLLDTNLTPKISDFGLAKLFDEKKTHVSTKIAGTFGYLAPEYAMRGHLTEKADVFAFGVVALEAVAGRSNTDNSLEEDKIYLFEWAWEMYERDQTLSILDPSIEEFDSEEASRVIHVALLCTQGSPHQRPPMSRVVKMLTGEVEMTEVVTKPSYITEWQRRGGNTSYVTNDYSGDTTGEFSVQREEIAPLTPSPAITGVIDEGR
- the LOC112896596 gene encoding probable LRR receptor-like serine/threonine-protein kinase At1g56140 isoform X1, with amino-acid sequence MTSGCSGSHGRLLWLLLACSCVAAARAQQTARTDPIEVAALNTILGRWGLRASPAWNISGEPCSGVAVDTTDVDNNPNINPAIKCDCSYDNATVCHITKLKANALNVVGQIPAELQNLTYLNNLNLMQNYLTGPVPSFIGKFPMQYLSLAINPLSGTLPKELGNLTNLISLGISLNNFTGELPSELGNLTKLEQIYFDSSGFSGPFPSTFSKLKNLKILWASDNDFTGKIPDFIGSLTKLEVLRFQGNSFEGPIPESLSNLTKLTDLRIGDIVNGSSSLSFISNLTSLNVLILRNCRISDNLATVNFSNLAGLTLLDLSFNNITGQIPQSILNLENLGFLFLGNNSLSGSLPNVKSPSLNNLDFSYNQLSGSFPSWATQNNLQLNLVANNFVLGSSNNSIPHSGLNCLQQDIPCFRGSPEYYSFAVDCGSNRSMTGSDNTFYEIDPTNTGAASYYVTDQTRWGVSNVGKFNEAPNGSYIIYSSQQFQNALDSELFQTARMSPSSLRYYGIGLENGDYTVELQFAEFAYPESPTWQSIGRRVFDIYVQGDLKEKNFDIRKTAGGKSYIAVYKKYNATVSANFLEIHLFWAGKGTCCIPTQGYYGPMISALSVTPNFTPTVRNGVPKKKSKAGATAGIVIGASVLGLAALVGVFMLVQKRRRVVQQQEELYNMVGRPNVFSNAELKLATDNFSSQNILGEGGYGPVYKGKLPDGRIIAVKQLSQTSHQGKSQFVTEVATISAVQHRNLVKLYGCCIDSNTPLLVYEYHENGSLDRALFGAHTSAHHHLSVKHISQGFVSECTGDSGLSLDWPTRFEIILGIARGLTYLHEESSVRIVHRDIKASNVLLDTNLTPKISDFGLAKLFDEKKTHVSTKIAGTFGYLAPEYAMRGHLTEKADVFAFGVVALEAVAGRSNTDNSLEEDKIYLFEWAWEMYERDQTLSILDPSIEEFDSEEASRVIHVALLCTQGSPHQRPPMSRVVKMLTGEVEMTEVVTKPSYITEWQRRGGNTSYVTNDYSGDTTGEFSVQREEIAPLTPSPAITGVIDEGR